aaactaaccTATAATTGAAGCGAACAACTAATTTGCATTAAGGTTTGGAGACCATTTACTAGTAATTGTGTATGTCCTTTCAATAGGTCTAAACATTGATCCACAATTAGTAAGAATTAAATGTGACAACTAAGCTAATCTAAGCCTAACTAACCAAACTAGATTAAGCATATAATAGCTCTAATGGAATTCAACAATTGAAATAATAGACAAACCGTACTTAATATAAAGAGTGAGCAAAAGCATTAAACAAGGTTGCATCCAAACATAATGTTTTCTACTATCCACCCAAATGTTTGCAATATTTCCCTTTAACACCCAAAACAAGGacctctttttaaaaaataacaattctCCCCAACTTTATCCAAATCATTCTTTGTTGTGTAAACAAATAAggaaaattacttttttttaaaaaaatatatatattaagatggtaaaataataagattGTAAAATATAAGATTCCAAGTATCAGGAACACCCGCGAGACACCAGTGGCTACAATCCAATCCAACTCTGCCGCCTAATCCGTAATTGGAGGGATGTCCATCTTTTCTCAACAACGATAGCTCTGTCACGTCCAATAGTTGAACCGGTTTTTTTACTTTGCTTAACACCCCCTTCAACACCTCCACGGCCGGCGGCAACCCGCCTGGATAAACAGAGCCAGACACTGGCTCTTTTTGTCCTGCACAACTCTTCGCTCTTGGCTCTCCCCATAAAGTTCCACTGGCATTTATATCATGAACCAATCTTAGTTTTTAAGTGCTTGACAACTTTTCAAGTGTATTTTAAGtcgtttttataaaataaatttaaatataaacaattttttttatatactttctaCTTATagtcaatttaaatatattgtttattagttAACTAATATCATGTTAAGACATTTTGATGATTAATTCCTCCAAACTATATTGGATGGTTTCCTTCAATCATACTCAATcataacaattatttaaaaatggacATCTTAGGCCTACCTTTTAATGTTTTCCATATGCTAGGTTTATGACTATGTTGAAAGTGCTTCTATTATTGGACAACTTGCCAAATTTTTAGATGTTGTTAGgtgtttgttaatttaattttgtacttGATTTAGTGGTGAACACTTTTcgaacttaattatttattgacctattaattacaacatttattaattattttaaattgactcACTAATCTAAGCTTCATGAgtagcttttttattttattccctattttattatttttgtaaaataagttcatatttttctatacaTTAAAACATTAATGCATGTGACATaaataacatttcaaattacaatatatgaTGATAATTtcctaaaagaaaaggaacaaaaaagtTATGTTAGGTCGAATTCAACCTACTAAACCAGCAtccattattgttttttttagagaaaaagaatcaattatttggttaattatgctaaataatttaaattgataatgCTATAGATGCATAgtcttatattttcttttccaaaaaagaaaaattcaataaagttgaataatgattaaatttaatattaatgaaaaaaaacaaaataaaattagaataaggaaaaggaaaaggttaGAAAAGTTTACTTGTAATGAGATGGAGAAATCCCTTGGAAAAAGAGTTTAGATTTTTGAGTATCAATGTTTAGATCAACCCATCTTCCCCAAGTTCTGACAGCCTTCTCAAAGGCTATCATTCTATCCATATCTTTCAACACTTCTTTCCCTATTTGAATATAATCCCAtctgtaaatatatataataaacaaacaattatacacacacacacatatatagaaatagaaatagaaacaaagagaaattgaaagagaagTGCTTACGGTTGAGAAGGTCCTCTACGGTTCCACCAATGCCAAGTATTGAAGATGAGGAAGTCAATTGATTCCCATAGCTTACCTGATCCTTCGTTAATGGAATCCAATTTCAACACTCTCCCAATCTCTTCCTTTACCACATCTACTAAATATACATTTCTCTCTAGCATCACTTTCACTTCATATTCCTGAACAAACAATCATATCATCgtcacatttttctttttctttctacatttgtttcatatacaagcttttaaatgttattagtatatataactttcattttcaagtttAACATACCGTAAAAGTAAACGTAGAAACATCTCCAACTCTTGTTAGTGTGTAAGGTGCATCTGGTACAGCCGAATGAAGCATGCATGTCAAAGATTGCCACTGATTTCTACTAAGCGAGTCTCCTACGAATAGTATGCTTTTCcctcttaatttttctaagaaaagtTTTCCATCGAACCTAGATATGtagataatatatttagataattatatgtataaagtgtaaatatttaaatatttttgaaatcaaTCACAAcctttaaaaaggaaaaggaaaaaaaaattaaaaaccttttttaagaaaaaaaacaaaaactcaaaaccTTTATTTCTATGTATGGTTTTAGAGAAACGAGAAGCTAACCGAAGGGCTTGTGGTAgagtaagtttaatttttagaaacaaaataaagatcCGTTGTGGACGTGAGCTGGGGAGGGATATATAAGGAATGATGTAAAAAGGAAAGGGGTGAAAAGGAAAGCAAATGacaaacattttcatttttttccaatcTTACCCTCGGCGTAGATCGCGAAAGCCGAAAAGTGAGAACATACCCCACGTGAAAGgaatctttgtttttatttcatttcttaatttaaaccataatttataaattataacaatcTGATTGGTCTAATAATTtattcaacattaatttttcaaatcaactaactaatttaaatgtaaagttttttttttttttcttttttaatcaaacaCATTGACAGTCGACTGTTTGAtctttctaattatatttactttcgctaatagaaaagaaaatgtaattgtagtttataatatattattcatcAAGTATGATCTCATATTAAATACATGGAAATAGATTTTTAAGTGCCATTTTCTTAATACAATAAATGTGAAGAAAC
This is a stretch of genomic DNA from Cucumis sativus cultivar 9930 chromosome 4, Cucumber_9930_V3, whole genome shotgun sequence. It encodes these proteins:
- the LOC101208056 gene encoding protein trichome birefringence-like 41; its protein translation is MVFGSGTRILLLLIFSVFGGYTAAECNFFAGSWVVDESYPLYTAASCPFVEHEFSCVKNGRPDLGYTKYRWQPLHCDLSRFDGKLFLEKLRGKSILFVGDSLSRNQWQSLTCMLHSAVPDAPYTLTRVGDVSTFTFTEYEVKVMLERNVYLVDVVKEEIGRVLKLDSINEGSGKLWESIDFLIFNTWHWWNRRGPSQPWDYIQIGKEVLKDMDRMIAFEKAVRTWGRWVDLNIDTQKSKLFFQGISPSHYNGTLWGEPRAKSCAGQKEPVSGSVYPGGLPPAVEVLKGVLSKVKKPVQLLDVTELSLLRKDGHPSNYGLGGRVGLDCSHWCLAGVPDTWNLIFYNLIILPS